The following proteins come from a genomic window of Macrobrachium nipponense isolate FS-2020 chromosome 18, ASM1510439v2, whole genome shotgun sequence:
- the LOC135197217 gene encoding vacuolar protein sorting-associated protein 18 homolog codes for MATIFDQYESQSQGTGVCLRDSILGTTAFKNQKLEEEAAIFLLDRRVNFSPPHPITHLVVSNHHLVLAMANKTLIRINLSNPNNLEEIDICKLALQAKIYNIFLDPTGQHLLISIVSKDGVTPVDTLYLPLRTNKPKSTYKLKGHLVTSVAWSQRNQSESVTGPILIGTSRGLLFEMELTSDERFFQSGHEEYCKQLIDFGKEKPLAISQVEYRSSPSDDLHFLVLCTTPERIYQLAGRVKSLEERPMFLSLFNNYLGLPPRFTELPSTWKNSWLQIYHSVNIPKHFAWVVEQGIYYGDVSWTGLIHEEASIQKGLNPFPASVEGSGPPCGMILCEYHLFIVWPHKIQGICILNNQVVFEGSVPEDCGKLMGIARDNVRGSIWVYAERAVFKYKVDQEGRNVWRIYLDQGNYDQAKKLCSNDSSRLYVVLLKEAQDLFEKKDYLRSAKLFAKTLTSFEEVTLKFVEVGEEEALKIYLHEKLEGLKVSEQTQVTLVVVWLLELYLKKLGNLRDAGEQNTQVYRNYDEQLKAFLQDPKVRQSIINNSSAVYELLSSHDDHDNYVNVSIMLKDYDRVLRHLIHHGRYIEALEVLSNQGSEKLFCQHIPTLMKEIPREAVDCLISQGRRLSPVQLLPILVHCHSCHGHGKEVLRYIEYCVDKLDVTDEVVHNFLISLYVSERPDKLLPYFKLQGDDSQSVHYDLKFALRECISAGEEKACVHILTTMGLYQDAVELALKLDTILAKSTANRPKYDQDLRKKLWLMIAAHVVQEEQDVSRAMDVLRECDLIKIEDILPFFPDFVTIDQFKDAICSSLQEYNQHIEDLKHEMDDAAKTAENIRKDIQKFKQKFSFVHAQDRCCECNYPLLTRPFYLFPCSHKFHQDCLSDAVLGYLSETRRKRVSDLKGKLLAISNDESTTGTGVWGDREQIQSEIDSLVAGECLYCGDNIVSNIDTPFINANEWDATMAEWQ; via the coding sequence ATGGCTACCATATTTGATCAGTATGAATCCCAATCGCAGGGAACTGGTGTGTGCCTTAGGGATTCCATTCTGGGAACGACTGCATTCAAGAATCAGAAGctggaagaagaagcagccatctTTTTGTTGGATCGACGTGTCAACTTTTCGCCTCCCCATCCCATTACACACCTTGTCGTTTCCAATCACCATCTCGTCCTTGCAATGGCTAATAAAACGCTGATCCGAATAAATTTGTCAAATCCAAATAATTTAGAGGAAATTGATATATGCAAGTTAGCTCTACAGGCTAAGATTTATAACATTTTTCTTGATCCTACGGGTCAGCATTTGCTCATAAGTATTGTAAGTAAAGATGGTGTAACTCCTGTTGATACACTGTATTTACCATTAAGAACAAATAAACCAAAGTCTACTTATAAGTTGAAAGGACATCTAGTGACTAGTGTTGCATGGAGTCAGAGAAATCAGTCGGAAAGTGTAACAGGCCCTATCCTCATAGGAACTTCGAGAGGATTATTGTTTGAGATGGAGTTAACTTCAGATGAAAGATTTTTTCAGTCTGGGCATGAAGAATATTGTAAACAACTTATTGATTTTGGCAAAGAAAAACCATTGGCCATATCGCAAGTAGAATATCGTAGTAGTCCTTCAGATGACCTCCACTTTTTGGTGTTGTGTACAACACCAGAACGGATATACCAGCTTGCAGGTCGTGTTAAGTCTCTTGAAGAAAGACCCATGTTTCTTTCACTTTTTAATAACTATCTTGGTCTGCCCCCAAGATTCACTGAGCTTCCTAGTACTTGGAAAAATTCGTGGCTTCAGATTTATCATAGTGTGAATATTCCAAAACATTTTGCGTGGGTGGTAGAACAAGGCATTTATTATGGTGATGTATCTTGGACAGGATTGATACATGAAGAAGCATCTATTCAGAAAGGCTTGAATCCATTCCCAGCTAGTGTTGAAGGAAGTGGCCCTCCTTGTGGTATGATTTTATGTGAATATCACCTCTTTATAGTTTGGCCTCACAAAATTCAGGGCATTTGTATCCTTAACAATCAGGTGGTGTTTGAAGGCTCAGTGCCAGAAGACTGTGGAAAACTGATGGGAATAGCAAGAGATAATGTACGTGGTTCCATCTGGGTCTATGCAGAGAGAGCAGTGTTCAAATACAAAGTGGATCAAGAGGGACGTAATGTGTGGCGTATATATTTGGACCAAGGCAATTATGACCAAGCCAAAAAGCTGTGTAGTAATGATTCTTCACGCTTGTATGTTGTATTGCTGAAAGAAGCTCAAGATTTGTTTGAGAAAAAAGATTATCTTCGCAGTGCAAAGCTCTTTGCCAAGACGCTGACATCATTTGAAGAAGTTACGCTAAAATTTGTTGAAGTAGGAGAGGAAGAGGCTTTAAAGATTTACCTCCATGAAAAATTGGAAGGTTTGAAAGTTAGTGAACAAACACAGGTGACACTAGTGGTTGTTTGGTTACTTGAGTTGTATCTTAAGAAATTAGGAAATCTGCGAGATGCAGGTGAGCAAAACACACAAGTGTATCGGAATTATGATGAACAACTGAAGGCTTTCTTACAAGATCCAAAAGTTCGTCAGAGCATCATAAACAATTCTTCAGCTGTATATGAGTTGTTGTCATCCCATGATGATCATGACAATTATGTAAATGTGTCAATAATGTTGAAAGATTATGATAGAGTTCTGCGACACTTGATTCATCATGGCCGATATATTGAGGCACTGGAGGTTTTGAGTAACCAAGGGTCTGAAAAACTTTTTTGTCAGCATATTCCAACGCTTATGAAAGAAATCCCCAGGGAGGCTGTGGACTGCTTGATTTCCCAAGGAAGAAGGCTTAGTCCTGTGCAGCTTTTACCAATTTTAGTTCACTGCCATTCATGTCATGGACATGGCAAGGAAGTGCTTCGTTATATAGAGTACTGTGTGGATAAACTAGATGTTACAGATGAAGTTGTACATAATTTCTTGATAAGTCTGTATGTCAGTGAACGCCCTGATAAGTTATTGCCGTATTTTAAATTGCAAGGTGATGATAGTCAGAGTGTTCACTATGATCTTAAATTTGCACTCAGAGAATGCATATCGGCTGGAGAAGAGAAAGCTTGTGTACATATTTTGACCACAATGGGCCTTTATCAAGATGCTGTTGAATTAGCTCTCAAACTAGATACCATTTTGGCAAAATCAACTGCAAATCGACCAAAATATGATCAAGATTTGCGCAAAAAACTGTGGTTAATGATAGCAGCGCATGTTGTACAAGAAGAACAGGACGTGTCTCGAGCAATGGATGTCCTACGTGAATGTGACCTGATTAAGATTGAagatattttaccatttttcccAGACTTTGTTACTATTGATCAGTTCAAGGATGCCATTTGTTCTTCACTTCAGGAATACAACCAACACATAGAAGACTTAAAACATGAGATGGATGATGCTGCTAAAACAGCAGAAAATATTAGGAAAGACATTCAGAAGTTTAAACAGAAGTTCTCTTTTGTGCATGCACAAGATCGATGTTGTGAGTGTAATTACCCCTTATTAACACGTCCATTTTATTTATTCCCATGTTCCCATAAATTTCATCAAGATTGTCTCTCAGATGCAGTATTGGGTTACCTAAGTGAGACAAGACGGAAAAGGGTATCCGACTTGAAAGGAAAGTTGTTGGCAATATCAAATGATGAGAGCACAACAGGAACTGGCGTTTGGGGTGACAGAGAGCAAATTCAATCAGAAATTGATAGCCTTGTTGCAGGAGAGTGTTTGTATTGTGGTGATAATATTGTTTCAAATATTGACACACCATTTATTAATGCAAATGAGTGGGATGCTACAATGGCAGAGTGGCAGTGA